Proteins from one Carassius auratus strain Wakin linkage group LG28B, ASM336829v1, whole genome shotgun sequence genomic window:
- the LOC113067699 gene encoding ATP synthase subunit d, mitochondrial-like isoform X2, producing MAGRRAAVKAIDWVAFAERVPPNQRAMFNSLKTRSDSIAAKLSSLPEKPAAIDWSHYRSVVAKAGMVDEFEKKFAALSVPEPVDTQTAKIDAQEQEASKTAAAYLEASKARIAEYEKILEKFRNMIPFDQMTIEDLNNTFPETKLDKAKHPYWPYKPIADL from the exons ATGGCAGGTCGCCGTGCAGCAGTGAAGGCCATCGATTGGGTGGCTTTTGCGGAGAGGGTCCCACCGAACCAGAGGGCCATGTTCAACAGCTTGAAGACCCGCAGTGACTCCATCGCAGCTAA ACTTTCATCCTTGCCAGAGAAACCAGCTGCCATCGATTGGAGTCATTACAGGAGTGTTGTGGCCAAAGCAGGCATGGTGGATGAGTTTGAGAAGAAG TTCGCTGCATTGTCGGTCCCTGAGCCAGTGGACACTCAGACAGCAAAGATTGACGCCCAGGAGCAGGAAGCT AGCAAAACCGCAGCTGCTTACTTGGAAGCATCTAAAGCTCGTATTGCAGAGTATGAGAAGATT CTTGAGAAGTTCAGGAACATGATTCCTTTCGATCAAATGACCATAGAAGATCTCAACAACACCTTCCCGGAGACCAAGCTGGACAAGGCGAAGCATCCATACTGGCCGTACAAGCCGATCGCCGACCTGTAA
- the LOC113067699 gene encoding ATP synthase subunit d, mitochondrial-like isoform X1, with translation MLASALRPPSSSRFCHCSGLILEQSREMAGRRAAVKAIDWVAFAERVPPNQRAMFNSLKTRSDSIAAKLSSLPEKPAAIDWSHYRSVVAKAGMVDEFEKKFAALSVPEPVDTQTAKIDAQEQEASKTAAAYLEASKARIAEYEKILEKFRNMIPFDQMTIEDLNNTFPETKLDKAKHPYWPYKPIADL, from the exons ATGCTCGCTTCCGCTCTCCGGCCGCCATCATCATCGCGCTTCTGTCATTGCAGCGGTTTGATCCTCGAGCA GAGCAGAGAGATGGCAGGTCGCCGTGCAGCAGTGAAGGCCATCGATTGGGTGGCTTTTGCGGAGAGGGTCCCACCGAACCAGAGGGCCATGTTCAACAGCTTGAAGACCCGCAGTGACTCCATCGCAGCTAA ACTTTCATCCTTGCCAGAGAAACCAGCTGCCATCGATTGGAGTCATTACAGGAGTGTTGTGGCCAAAGCAGGCATGGTGGATGAGTTTGAGAAGAAG TTCGCTGCATTGTCGGTCCCTGAGCCAGTGGACACTCAGACAGCAAAGATTGACGCCCAGGAGCAGGAAGCT AGCAAAACCGCAGCTGCTTACTTGGAAGCATCTAAAGCTCGTATTGCAGAGTATGAGAAGATT CTTGAGAAGTTCAGGAACATGATTCCTTTCGATCAAATGACCATAGAAGATCTCAACAACACCTTCCCGGAGACCAAGCTGGACAAGGCGAAGCATCCATACTGGCCGTACAAGCCGATCGCCGACCTGTAA